The Watersipora subatra unplaced genomic scaffold, tzWatSuba1.1 SCAFFOLD_101, whole genome shotgun sequence genome contains a region encoding:
- the LOC137410033 gene encoding uncharacterized protein: MKSNMATSFTQTMRTAYSTSMKDFLKQGEDIWRGKNVIHDSQSYLCMYGEEKEYGEEKEYGCMYGPERQQTQKEKYKEQRRSQNPTKRPHPQDNTSDSNTEVLTHITSNKILGKSCNINYG, from the exons atgaaatcgaatatggcaacaagttttacacaaaccatgaggacggcatattcaacaagcatgaaagactttttgaag caaggtgaagatatttggagaggtaAGAACGTCATCCATGACAGTCAaagctatttatgtatgtatggcgaagaaaaagagtatggcgaagaaaaagagtatggctgcatgtacggccctgaaagacagcaaacccagaaggaaaagtacaaagaacagcggagg tcacagaatccaacaaagagaccgcatcctcaagacaatacatctgatagtaacacggaggtactcactcacataaccagcaataaaattttaggcaaatcgtgcaatattaattatggttaa
- the LOC137410034 gene encoding uncharacterized protein — MTSIVALHVAVNLSESPPHTVENRGKIQIEAVESTPHALSSVDSDELDITRSFSDPFAIYQLEEGDVDIQTARSVQGCHDQDDINGGVTLDNSDTIASEDFSSLARDVAIPQLTSSNYAEGSSPSNVLTSRDNTDSVVKASDTNQAESNSSCTASADAYAMRDKARNTQKVSESETTQAQVKSCDDLAIDMQYAENTHGSEEMKGREKVKDESSVSSNSTDGTLITSSLENPPVPRHSILRACGDIKNGK, encoded by the exons atgacgTCAATAGTCGCACTTCAT GTGGCGGTTAATCTCAGTGAATCACCTCCTCACACTGTTGAAAATCgaggaaaaatacagattgaagcAGTCGAGTCTACACCACATGCGCTGTCATCTGTTGATTCTGATGAGTTAGACATTACTCGGTCTTTCTCAGATCCGTTTGCTATTTACCAGTTAGAGGAGGGGGATGTTGACATCCAAACAGCCAGGAGTGTCCAAGGATGTCATGATCAGGATGATATAAATGGAGGGGTTACTCTAGACAATTCTGATACTATAGCCTCTGAAGATTTTTCTAGCCTAGCTAGGGATGTAGCTATTCCTCAGTTAACCTCATCAAATTATGCAGAGGGGAGCTCACCATCAAACGTTCTCACTTCTAGGGATAATACTGACTCTGTTGTGAAAGCTAGCGACACTAATCAGGCAGAGTCTAACAGCTCATGCACAGCAAGTGCCGATGCTTATGCAATGAGGGACAAAGCACGTAATACCCAGAAAGTTTCTGAATCTGAAACCACGCAGGCTCAAGTAAAAAGCTGTGATGACCTTGCAATAGATATGCAATATGCTGAGAATACACATGGTAGTGAGGAGATGAAAGGCCGAG aaaaagtgaaagatgaaTCATCGGTGTCATCAAACAGCACTGATGGCACTCTCATTACTAGTTCATTGGAGAATCCTCCCGTTCCAAGGCACTCCATACTGAGAGCGTGTggtgatattaaaaatggtaaataG